From the genome of Nicotiana sylvestris chromosome 1, ASM39365v2, whole genome shotgun sequence:
AGAGATCTTCTCGTTACGGCAAACACTTTGTAGAGATGAAGTGTAAGATTAATGTAAATCAATATATTAATTCATGTAACTCAAACAAATGCATATTGACTAATATATAGAtccaataaagaaaaaaaaaggatttaTTTTGACCGACATCCGCCCCAGACAATTGTCCTGGAACTCCTACCTTTCCAATAGATTTGACAAACACTTCTCTATATAAACTCTCATTTTCCATATATAATTCCCCTCATGCAAACACATTCACTCTTCCTTCACAAATCTCCAAGCAACGATCTTGCAGAATTTATTTGGACATCAGTATGAagatctttcttttctttggtttatctCTCTTCCTTCAAGGAGTTCTTGGTAATTAACCTCCAAAACCAAAAATAAAGGGAGACCTAGTTTTCTTCTACATCCTTAATAATCACTTCAGGGTTTTAAGTTATAACCTCTTTTAATTTtgcttttttgtttatttttcagGTGATTTGATATGCGAGGAATTACCAGAAGAAATGTGTTCGTTCTCAATAGCATCCAGTGGAAAGAGATGTTTGCTGGAGAGTCATGTTTCTGCGGAAGGAAATCTGGAAATGGAATGCCAGACTTCAGAAGTGTTTGCTACTAATAAAATGCAGGAATATATAGAGACGGATGAATGCATTGGTGCATGTGGTGTTGACAGGCAATCTCTTGGCCTGTCTTCAGACTCCCTTCTTGATCCTAAATTCATTGCCAAAATTTGCTCAGCACAGTGTTACAACAATTGTCCCAACATTGTTGATCTTTACTCCAATTTGGCTTCTGCTGAAGGTGATCCCTCACCCCCTCAAAATTAGTACCCCTTGTGTACATTTTCGTGTTTGTTGGTTCAATggacattttttaaaatagtttaacttatatacagataaaaaatatgcaaaagaaTCTTTTACACTATCAAGTCCATAATTATTGGAACCAGTTATTACGTGAAAAGATAAAGTTGATAGTGTAAAATTTATTTATGATTTGATTTTTCCTTTTCCTCTAATTTAACAAAACTACACTTTGTCTCTTTCTTTTATTGATGTTTTATATGATACATTAATCTAGCCAAAAGCCTTAGTTTTTCttatcctaaaatatgaaatacTTGCAGGAGTATCTTTGCATGGACTATGTTTGACGCAGAAAACTCGTGCACACCATGGAACATCTCAACCTCTTAGCTCTGGTGCTGTTGCTAAAGCTCCAGGTTATGCTGCTGGTCCAGTTTCTGCTGCAGCTCCTCCTCCTTCTGAATATTGATTTTGATTGTGCTCCGGCACTCATGTAATAAATGTGTAAGACAGTCCCACTTCCATTGCCAATATCTATCACAATTATCTCTTGGTGATTATGATAGATATAGTACTTGTATTATTAAAAAAGTTATACTCGTGTAAAATTGGATGATACTATATGGAGTTTAATTTTTGTGCACCTATAGGTTATAATATAAATATGTTACTATTAGATTAAGGTGATTTACAACAGTAGGTACGTAACTCTCATATATAGTAAGCTCAATTTTATAATAACCTATCTTATTAATTTTGAAGATCACAAATCTCACATTTTAAAGAAGCTTAGCTTACCC
Proteins encoded in this window:
- the LOC104236325 gene encoding uncharacterized protein; this translates as MKIFLFFGLSLFLQGVLGDLICEELPEEMCSFSIASSGKRCLLESHVSAEGNLEMECQTSEVFATNKMQEYIETDECIGACGVDRQSLGLSSDSLLDPKFIAKICSAQCYNNCPNIVDLYSNLASAEGVSLHGLCLTQKTRAHHGTSQPLSSGAVAKAPGYAAGPVSAAAPPPSEY